Below is a genomic region from Isosphaeraceae bacterium EP7.
GCCTCACCCTCGTCGCGATCTCTGTGTTCGCCTCGGAGTCCGAAGCCTCCAATCTGGTCACGAGTTACGACCAATGGAGGACGTTCCCCGACCAGTCGATCACGGTTCCCGGAGACACACCCTTCCAGGGCCTCACGTTCCAGTCCGGCAACACATCGATGGCGGGCAAGATCCCGGAGTTCGTCCCTTCCCCGGACGACTTTCCCGTATTTACCGGGACGAGGCATCCGTTCACCGCGACGGATCAGGGATCGTTCCTCATGTTCGTCCATTTCGACCGTCCTGAAGGGGGTGAATCCTCGTCGGAACCCTTACGCGTCTATCTCGCGATCAAGGGGACATTCCAAGGCCAGCTCGGCGGCTATTCCGTTGACCCGAGGAAGGATTATCCTTCGATCGGCGGCAAATACACCGGCAACGTCGAATCGGTCCGGGTCAGCGGGATGACGCTCGACGGCCAGCTTCGCTCCGCCGAGATCACCGACCCCAAGCAGGTGGTCGACCCCGCCCTGATCGCCAGCGTCGTCGAAGGCACCAACATCCCCGCGTCGTTGGTCGACGCCTTCCTGCACCTCGACCGCTACAGCGTCAAGGGTGATATCGGCGTCAAGTCCACAAACTTCAAGCGGCAGCTCAATCTGACCCTCGCCGCCACCTCTCCCGCCCCCGAGCCGGTGCCCGAGCCCACCACCCTCCTCACCTTCGCGGCGCTCATCGGCGGCCTCGCCTATCGTCGGCTCCGCCCTCACGCCACCCCAGCCTCGGCCTGAGCTCAAGTCGCCGACCGTTGATCCGATCCAAAGGCTCGGCCTGAGCACCCGCGGGCCCGGGCCCTCAGCCAATTCGAAGTGGCCTCGCAGGCAATCTCGCGACGAGAACGACCCGAGAATTGTCGGGATCTTGGCCAGCTCGGGATCCAAGGACCGCCGACGGCGAGACGTCAAGTTGGGATTGACACAACTCGATCCCGCGGCGACCATCGCCGCGATTCCCTCCGCGTGCATCTTCGACACGGTCGTCGGATCGATGCAGGGGGCGCACGGATGCGACCTAATGCTCTCCTCGCGGATGCTCCCGACGACAGCCCTCGTCCTCGCCCTGCTCGGCTCAATCGCCCCGGCAACCCCTGCTTCGGCCTCAACCCTGGTCACCTTCTGGGATCAGCGACACATCTTCAGTGAGAATTCATACCAGCTCTCGGCTGACCCCTCGTTCGGTGGCACGGCGATCAAGGGGGAGCGAGGGATTGCAGGTGTATTCGGCCCGCGATACACGTCAGACGGCATGTCAGACGGTACCCTGTGGCACGCGACCGACTCGAATTCGTTCGCCATCATTGCAAACTTCATCGTCCCCTCGGACACCCAGAACGATACGGGCCGCCGAGTCTGGGTCACGCTCGAAGGCTCCTACACCGGGGACCTGACAGGCGGAGACCGGTTTGGCAGGATGAGCGGCTCCTATACCGGCCAGGTCAATTCCATTCACCTCGGTGGCTCGACCCTCGACGGAGAACGAGTCTCCCTCGACATCACAGATCCCTCGAAGCCCATCGATTACACCGCAGTCTCCCGATCCATCGAGGGAACGGACGTCCCGCTTGCCCTGATCGACGGCTTCCTTCATCTCAACCGCTACAGCATCTCCGGCTACATCGGCGGCGGCCACTACGATGTCCGCCTGCTCACCCTGAACATCGCCGGCGGCCCCGCCCCCGAGCCGGTCCCCGAGCCCGCCACGCTCCTCACCTTCGCGGCCCTGCTGGGTGGCCTCGCATACCGCCAGTTCCGCAGCAACGCGAGCCCAGTACCAGCCGTCTGAGCCCTGGCGCCGAGGCGAATCCACCGCGGAGCCCAGCCCGGCCACTTCGCGTGGGCGGCTATCCGATCGTCAGCCGTGCAATTGTCCATTCACGGCTCCAAGGACAGGCTTCCGGGGCCACGAGAGCGGCGACCGACTCAGACGATCGGGATTGACATCATCCGATCTCAAAGCGATTGTCTCCACATCCCCCTCGCATGCAACCACGACAGGGCTGTCGGGTCGATGCCCGGGGACCATGAAAGCCCCCAATGACCACGTCATGGATGTGTCGCACCGCGAGTCTCCTCGTCCTCACCCTGATCGGCGCGATCGCCCCGGTGTCACCCGCCTCGGCATCGACCCTCGTCACCTACTACGACAAGATGCGCAACTTCGACAATGATTCGGCCCCCGTTTCGGCCGATCCATCGTTTGCCGGCACAACGATCGCGCTGAACTATGGCCCCATTTCGACAGGTGTTCTGTCCGATTTGACATACTCGCCGATCGATGGCCGATATCGCGGGACCGACCAGGGGACCTTCACGGTTTTCACCTACTTCAATCGCCCGATCAGCGGTCGGCGTGATTCTTTCGATCCTGATCCGAGCGATCCCTTCCCGCCGTATGTCGCGATCAGCGGCACTTATATCGGGCAAATCGTCGGAGGTGGTGTTGAGGACAGAGCCGGTGGCAGCTATACCGTCCAGGTCAACCATCTCTACCTCTCCGGAATGACTGCCGACGGGGACCACCTCTCAATCGACACCTCCGACCCCTCGAAGCCCATCGATTACAACGCAGTCTCCCGACTCCTTGAGGGGAGGGATATTCCCCTGGCGTTGGTCGACGGCTACCTCCATCTCGACCGCTACAGTGGCACCGGCTCGATCACCGATGGTCACCGGAGCACGAAATTGCTCACCCTGACCATCGCCGGTGGCCCCGCCCCCGAGCCGGTGCCCGAGCCCGCCACCGTCCTCACATTCGTTGCCCTCATCGGTGGCCTCGCCTACCGTCGCTTCAACAGCCCGGCGAGCCCGGCACCGGATTGCTGAGCCCTCGCATCGAGGCGAACGAACCGACCGCGACCGAAGCCAGCCCGGCCACCCCGCAACAGCGTCGATTCAATCGACGTCGGCGAGGTCGATCGGGCCGTTTCATGCGCCAGAGCGCGGGCCGACACTGGTGGGGCGAATGGTGGCCCTGCCAGCATTCGCCGTCCGGTCGGGGAGCGGACACAAATCCGCCTCAGGTGGACATAATTTCGACGTGCGCCGCGATGATTCGAGCGACACCCGCGTCGATTCGCCCGAGAATCAGGCATTTTGGGCCCTCGAACGACCAGGGCATGGGGCATGCATTGACGCTTGATTGACCGGCCATGCACGGCGGCAATCGGCCGTGCCGGGTGGACCGGCCCTCCCCCCCCCGAGGTTTCCATGCGTCGAAACGCATTCACGCTCATCGAGCTTTTGGTGGTCATCTCGATCATCGCCGTGCTCATCGCCCTCTTGCTCCCCGCCGTGCAGAGCGCCCGCGAGGCCGCCAGGCGCATCCAGTGCACGAATAACCTCAAGCAGATGGGGTTGGCCGTCCACAACTATGAGTCGACCGTCGGCGGTCTGCCCCCCACGCTCTGCATCACTGGGGTCGGCACGACCGTTACCTGGACGAACAGCTTCGGGCCGCACGCGCGGGTACTCCCCTATCTGGAACAGGGGAACATCTTCAACACCACCAACTTCACCGTTGATATGCAGTCGCCCCCCAACACCACGGTGCTGGCTCAGGTGATCGGCACGCTCATCTGCCCCAGCGAGATCAAGCCCAACACCAGGCCCCTGGCCGACGGCACGCGTTATGGCATCTCCAACTATGGCTACGTCACCGGCGACTGGTACGTCTGGGGCGGCCTGGGCAGCACCCGCCAGAACCGGGGCGCCTTTGGCGTCAACCTCTCGCGCGGCTGGTCGAGCTTCCAGGATGGCACCTCGAACACGTTGCTGATGAGCGAGGGAAAAGCCTTCTTCGACTACATCCGCGACTGCGGCACGCTCGCCAACATCAACAACCCCGACATCATCCCGCCGCCCAACGCCGACCCCTACACCGTCGCCCCCGAATACCTCTCCGGTTGCGCCCTGCGGCCGCAGGAGGGGCGCACCCAGTGGTTCGAGTCGGGCTCGCACCACAACGGGATCACCACCGCATGGCCCCCCAACAAGGTCATCCCCGGCGGCCCCAACCGCGTCTACCCCGACAGCGACCTCAATGGCAGCCGAGAGAAGCTTGGCAGGCCCAGCTATGCCGCGTCCACCGCGCGAAGCTTCCACCCCGGTGGCGTCAACACGCTCTTCGGCGATGGATCCGTCAAATTTGTGAAATCCACCATTGATGGCATGATATGGCGTTCGCTCGGCACAGTCGCCGGCGGCGAGATCGTCTCGGCCGACGCATTCTGAAGCCTCTACCTGGGGATCGGCCCGGCGGCCTCACGCCGGATCTGGCCGGATTCGCCATCCGGCCTCGTCCCGATTGACTTCCAGGTCGGCCGGGCCTATGCCATCCGGCGGGCCCCTCTTGCATAATGCCGGCCGGTCGCTCAGAATCCGAAATGCCAGGCGAAGCCGGCGAATCGTCGCACCCGTGCGAGGCAAGGTAGGGGTGGTGCACATCCCGGCAAGACCGCCCGACCGCGGCCCCGGGCCTCCTCGACGCGCCCCCGTATCCTCGATACGGGCCCGCCCGAGGAAGTGCCCGGCCGCCCGGGGGGTCCTGGACTTACGTTCGGCTCACGCGTCGCCGCGTGCGGGGCCGTCGCGCCCCCAGAACTCGCAGTCACGACGCCACGTCCCATCCATTCTGATCTTCAGATCCTTCAACTCATGAATGCGTGAATGGCCCGCCGCCCGCGCCCCGGGATGGGCGTCGGCCGCCACCGCGGCGGGCCGAACTCGGCCCCCAGGAGATCGAACGATGACGCGACGCAAGACGTTGGCAATCGCCTGCCTAACCCTGGCCGCGACTTACGGGGCGGCGGCCCCCGGGGCGCAGGCCCAGCCGGTCGTGGCGGCCCCCTACCGGGCGAAGCTCTCCATCGAGACCGCCCTGCCCGCCCTGCCGGGCCACCCGACGCAGATGGCCTGGGGCCCTCGGGCCAGGCTCTACGTCATCAGCACAAATTCGGGCATTACCAGCTATCGATACAACTGGATCACCGGCAAGCTGACCAGCCCCGTCCAGGCCCTCCCCTCCGCCAACGGCCTCGGCCTCGCGTTCCACGGAGGCGACCTCTACTACTCAAGCATGGACGGCTCGCTCTGGAAGGCCAATGACGCCAACGGCAACGGCCTCTTCGGCGAGACCGGCCTGGGCGAGCTGAAGGTTGCGCTCGTCACCGGCATCCCCATCGGCGACCACGGCGTCGACAACATCCAGATCGCTGGCAACACCCTCTACGTCGGCATCGGCACCCGCACCATCAACGGCCAGAGCGGCCCGCTCTCCAGCGGCGCCCTCGACGACTTTGGCAACCAGGGCTTCTTCAGCGGCGGCCCGGGCAACACCTGGGGAGACTCGTCCTACAACGGCACCATCGCCTGGATCAAGGATCTCGGGCAGGTCGTCAACGCCACCAACTCGGCCAACGCCTTCAACACCGTTCCCGCCAACATCTCTCAGGCCTTGATCCAGGACGACTCCGGCCCCGTCACCAAGACCGACGCGGGCAAGCTCGTCGTCCACTCCGCGGGCACCCGCAACCCCTTCGGCCTCGCCCTCGACGCCGCCGGCCAGCTCTTCTTCACCGTGAACTACAACCGGGCGAAGACCAACGGCGACGGCACCACCGTGCAGGCCCACCCCAAGGACGTCGTCGGGCCCGACCTCTCCATGGAAGTCTCCGACCAGCTCTTCAGGGCCGTCCCGGGGGCGGACTACGGCTTCGCCAACGTCAACTGGCGCGGCAAGTCCCCTTTCCTCAGCCTCAATGCCGACGGCCCCAACCGGGCCCATTCCATCACCTTCGACAACCTGGCCAACCCAGGGCCCTACGTCCTGCACAACCCGGCCCAACCCGTCGGGCTCGGCCCGAACGCCTCCGCCGACGGCGCCTCGTTCTTCTACGCCGCCGGCCTGCCCGATGACCTCGCCGGCAACCTCTTCATCGTCCGCTTCAACGACGAGGTCACCGAATCGAGCCCCGGCAGCCGCACCCTCCGCTACGCTGACCTCGTCGCCGTCGACGTCCAGACCGGCGCAACCAAGCGCGTGGCCTCGCAATTCAGCAGCCCGCTTGCGGTCCTCTCCGACGGCCTGGGCAGGCTCCTCGTCGCCGACTTCGGCCTGACTAGCAACCCCGGCGGCAACGGGGCCATCTATACCCTCAAGGTCAAGCAGACCCGCTAGAGCGGTCCCGATTGAACGTATCACGCCGGAAAAGGGGGACAGGTCCCTGCGCTTCGCTGCGGAGCCGGTCCCCTTTTCCTCAACCGCGCCGAGCTAGCAGGAACCGCTCGAATCTCGGCGGCACCGCAGCCCTCGCGCCGCAACGGCCGAATCACTCACGGGGAACGAACCCAATGCCCAGACGCACGCCCAGCCTCCTCGCCGCCGCACTCGTCGCGCTCGCCACAGTCGCGGCCTCCGCTCCGGCCAGGGCCGACCTCGTCACCGTGCTCACGGCCACCGTCAGCGACGCCGGCGGGGGCGCCTCGCTCTACCTGTACACCCTGAGCAACGAGCCGGACAGCACCCTGCCCGTCGTCCAGTTCGACCTCGCCGTCGACGCCACCGCCGACCTCCAGGACATCACCGGCCCCGCCGGCTGGGCCTTCGACTACACCGCGGGCGCCACCACCGTCTCCTTCTTCCTCGACACCGCCGACGGGATCCTCCCCGGCACCTCCGCCGAGTTCTCCTTCACCAGCCTCCTGGGCCCGGTCCTGTCCGACTACGCCATCACCGGCGCCGCCCCCCCCATCATCGGCGTCAACTCAGGCAGCATCCTCGCCCCCGGAACTTCCACCGTCGTCCCCGAGCCCGCCACCCTGGCCCTCCTCGGCCTGGGCCTGGCCGGCCTCGCCGCCGCGCGATCGCGCATCCGTTAAGGGCGATTTTCGACAGGGTGACGATCAATCAACGGGGCCCGGCTCCGCCGCGAAGAGCGGGAGCCGGGCCCCGTTTTCAACGTCATCGAGGTCCGGTTCAGAACCGGATGC
It encodes:
- a CDS encoding PEP-CTERM sorting domain-containing protein (PEP-CTERM proteins occur, often in large numbers, in the proteomes of bacteria that also encode an exosortase, a predicted intramembrane cysteine proteinase. The presence of a PEP-CTERM domain at a protein's C-terminus predicts cleavage within the sorting domain, followed by covalent anchoring to some some component of the (usually Gram-negative) cell surface. Many PEP-CTERM proteins exhibit an unusual sequence composition that includes large numbers of potential glycosylation sites. Expression of one such protein has been shown restore the ability of a bacterium to form floc, a type of biofilm.) — its product is MTTSWMCRTASLLVLTLIGAIAPVSPASASTLVTYYDKMRNFDNDSAPVSADPSFAGTTIALNYGPISTGVLSDLTYSPIDGRYRGTDQGTFTVFTYFNRPISGRRDSFDPDPSDPFPPYVAISGTYIGQIVGGGVEDRAGGSYTVQVNHLYLSGMTADGDHLSIDTSDPSKPIDYNAVSRLLEGRDIPLALVDGYLHLDRYSGTGSITDGHRSTKLLTLTIAGGPAPEPVPEPATVLTFVALIGGLAYRRFNSPASPAPDC
- a CDS encoding PEP-CTERM sorting domain-containing protein (PEP-CTERM proteins occur, often in large numbers, in the proteomes of bacteria that also encode an exosortase, a predicted intramembrane cysteine proteinase. The presence of a PEP-CTERM domain at a protein's C-terminus predicts cleavage within the sorting domain, followed by covalent anchoring to some some component of the (usually Gram-negative) cell surface. Many PEP-CTERM proteins exhibit an unusual sequence composition that includes large numbers of potential glycosylation sites. Expression of one such protein has been shown restore the ability of a bacterium to form floc, a type of biofilm.) translates to MLSSWKRFAAKSLTLVAISVFASESEASNLVTSYDQWRTFPDQSITVPGDTPFQGLTFQSGNTSMAGKIPEFVPSPDDFPVFTGTRHPFTATDQGSFLMFVHFDRPEGGESSSEPLRVYLAIKGTFQGQLGGYSVDPRKDYPSIGGKYTGNVESVRVSGMTLDGQLRSAEITDPKQVVDPALIASVVEGTNIPASLVDAFLHLDRYSVKGDIGVKSTNFKRQLNLTLAATSPAPEPVPEPTTLLTFAALIGGLAYRRLRPHATPASA
- a CDS encoding PEP-CTERM sorting domain-containing protein (PEP-CTERM proteins occur, often in large numbers, in the proteomes of bacteria that also encode an exosortase, a predicted intramembrane cysteine proteinase. The presence of a PEP-CTERM domain at a protein's C-terminus predicts cleavage within the sorting domain, followed by covalent anchoring to some some component of the (usually Gram-negative) cell surface. Many PEP-CTERM proteins exhibit an unusual sequence composition that includes large numbers of potential glycosylation sites. Expression of one such protein has been shown restore the ability of a bacterium to form floc, a type of biofilm.) → MGLTQLDPAATIAAIPSACIFDTVVGSMQGAHGCDLMLSSRMLPTTALVLALLGSIAPATPASASTLVTFWDQRHIFSENSYQLSADPSFGGTAIKGERGIAGVFGPRYTSDGMSDGTLWHATDSNSFAIIANFIVPSDTQNDTGRRVWVTLEGSYTGDLTGGDRFGRMSGSYTGQVNSIHLGGSTLDGERVSLDITDPSKPIDYTAVSRSIEGTDVPLALIDGFLHLNRYSISGYIGGGHYDVRLLTLNIAGGPAPEPVPEPATLLTFAALLGGLAYRQFRSNASPVPAV
- a CDS encoding PEP-CTERM sorting domain-containing protein encodes the protein MPRRTPSLLAAALVALATVAASAPARADLVTVLTATVSDAGGGASLYLYTLSNEPDSTLPVVQFDLAVDATADLQDITGPAGWAFDYTAGATTVSFFLDTADGILPGTSAEFSFTSLLGPVLSDYAITGAAPPIIGVNSGSILAPGTSTVVPEPATLALLGLGLAGLAAARSRIR
- a CDS encoding DUF1559 domain-containing protein, producing the protein MRRNAFTLIELLVVISIIAVLIALLLPAVQSAREAARRIQCTNNLKQMGLAVHNYESTVGGLPPTLCITGVGTTVTWTNSFGPHARVLPYLEQGNIFNTTNFTVDMQSPPNTTVLAQVIGTLICPSEIKPNTRPLADGTRYGISNYGYVTGDWYVWGGLGSTRQNRGAFGVNLSRGWSSFQDGTSNTLLMSEGKAFFDYIRDCGTLANINNPDIIPPPNADPYTVAPEYLSGCALRPQEGRTQWFESGSHHNGITTAWPPNKVIPGGPNRVYPDSDLNGSREKLGRPSYAASTARSFHPGGVNTLFGDGSVKFVKSTIDGMIWRSLGTVAGGEIVSADAF